The segment GGCAATTGAAAATGATTTAAGCAATTACTTGACTCCATAAAATTGTCATCAAATCAAATTACTACGACCAATCAAACCATCACAAACAAGTTGAAATGACTAAAGCGAGAAGAAAGATGGCATAAGAAACCTCTATTTCTCGTGTATTTTTCTCCATTAAACCTTTGGTCCCATACCATACCATATCTTTTATCTCATGTATTCATGCCCctgtaataaaacattaaaacacaGGCAAAGGCAGCTTAACAATCTCCAAAATATGATAATTCCTGTGTAAGAATTGAATGTGAGGAGAAATACCTGATCAGAGAAACTTAAGAGTATGTATTTGTCACTGTAACACTTTATCTAAGCTATGCAAGGGAGTCTTGACTCTTGAGTACTTAAAGTACCAGCTATTATTACGGTGTAATAGAACTATTCTCCATCAGCTCACAAGAAGAGAAGCCATGGAATACAAAGATACAAAAACGAAGAACATCGGAAATGACAGAAAATATGAGGTTATAATAAGTGAATATCACAACAATTCCAGATTAAATATGACAGCAGTTCATCGAAGAGTTTCAGAGTAAAAAAGGTAAAATCAGCAAGAATGATAAAGAAAGCATAACTTTTGATATTAAGATTCTAACTGGATTGTTGCAAGTGAATAAAGTGGAATTTCACATCATGAAATTTGTCTGCCTCCTAAGCTAAGATATTATTCCTGCAAAACTGTAATACAAATTTTTCCTCATAGGCTATTATAGAAAAAACTAAGTGAACCAAAATAATGCTAAAGGTACAACAACAGGGCAATCAATCATGTGTTTGCTTTTCTCCTTATCCCTTTTGACTAGTTGCCAACTAACCACAAGTATCGTGTTTTAGGGGGCATAATCCTAAATGCAGCACCCTGCTCACGAAAACTTATTTCCACTTCCGGGAACCTTTTGACATTAAGTTACCAAATAAATTACTGACAGACACACAAGTTCCTGAATGTTATTCCTCGGGTGAATGCATGTATATCTTCTCAAGCAGTACTGGCCAGCCTTCTCCAAGCCTCTGTGGGTTCAATTCCATGGCAGTCTTGAAATCCAGCAAAGAAATCAGTTTGTAGTATCTCTGTTCGTCTATAGCTTCCAAATTCCAGCTGCTATTTTGAACCTGATTATGGTGACTTGGTGAGACACCGTTAACAAGATTCCAGTGGGAATGCTGCTTCACTGTATTATTTTTACTCAAACTACATCCATGCCTGGTTCCTACTAGCTCAAAGCTCATCCTTATTAACCTCTTTAAGTAGACATCCAGTCCGTTGTTCAAGATATTGGCACAATCCATTGGCACACCTTCAAGGCCCTCCAGTGCAGCAATTTGTTGCATGCGTTCCCTCAGTGCCTCAGAGTCGAGCAATCCACCAATAGCATATGACTTGGCATGTCTAGTACTTCTTGCCAAAGTCAAAGCCCTTCGGGTCTCAGAGATACTACTAGAGAATAATGGAATTCCAAGTGGTGCTTGCAATGAACTTCTAGCACACAACTCCTTTCCATCTGCAGCAAACAATACTTCACTTTGACCTCTGCCATCTTCAGAAGCAAAACTATTGGCTGATCCCTTTACTTCAGAGTTAGGAAGCAGAACATCTCTTCCATTATCTGCTTTGCCTGAAACTTCTTGATGATGCTGCACCGGCTTCTTTGTACCACGAGAAGTCAGATCCTGATTTTCAGATACAAT is part of the Gossypium arboreum isolate Shixiya-1 chromosome 5, ASM2569848v2, whole genome shotgun sequence genome and harbors:
- the LOC108453548 gene encoding uncharacterized protein LOC108453548 encodes the protein MQPPNQHSRINLLELKAQLIKRLGPERSKQYYHYLNKLLNLKLSKVEFNKVCFRVLGKENVRLHNLLIRSILKNACNAKVPPLPVTILDGQQIGDVLLSPWKARSGASIRLTAKVDSASHESTITNDIIVSENQDLTSRGTKKPVQHHQEVSGKADNGRDVLLPNSEVKGSANSFASEDGRGQSEVLFAADGKELCARSSLQAPLGIPLFSSSISETRRALTLARSTRHAKSYAIGGLLDSEALRERMQQIAALEGLEGVPMDCANILNNGLDVYLKRLIRMSFELVGTRHGCSLSKNNTVKQHSHWNLVNGVSPSHHNQVQNSSWNLEAIDEQRYYKLISLLDFKTAMELNPQRLGEGWPVLLEKIYMHSPEE